From a region of the Verrucomicrobiota bacterium genome:
- a CDS encoding type II toxin-antitoxin system VapC family toxin gives MAWLLDTNAWIVYLKTPQSPIRTRLQTLRPSDLVLCSVVKAELLHGAEKYGNRERRLGILRELFAPYASLPFDDAAAAQYGQMRHELEVGGNVIGPNDLMIAAIALANNHTLVTHNTAEFSRVPGLALEDWQ, from the coding sequence ATGGCCTGGCTGCTCGACACCAACGCGTGGATCGTTTACCTGAAAACACCGCAGTCTCCCATCCGCACTCGCCTTCAAACGCTGCGGCCGTCCGATCTGGTTCTTTGCTCCGTTGTCAAAGCTGAACTGCTTCACGGTGCTGAGAAATACGGCAACCGCGAGCGACGACTTGGCATTCTTCGCGAATTGTTTGCTCCTTACGCCTCGCTTCCTTTCGATGACGCTGCGGCGGCTCAATACGGGCAGATGCGCCATGAGTTGGAAGTCGGCGGCAATGTCATCGGTCCGAATGATCTGATGATTGCAGCCATTGCACTCGCGAACAACCACACCTTGGTCACGCACAATACTGCGGAGTTTTCGCGTGTGCCTGGACTCGCGCTTGAAGATTGGCAATAA
- the hydA gene encoding dihydropyrimidinase yields MSLLIKNGEIVTASERYVTDIFCDGETIRAMCPDIQPPRGAEVIDAKGKFVFPGFIDPHVHIYLPFMGTFSKDDYVTGSQAALVGGTTTLIEMCCPSRKDDALESFELWMSQAVGKSACDFSFHMGVTKFDDKSDKQLREIVKRGISSFKIFLAYKGAFGVDDTELYRTLKLAKELGVIVTAHCENETLVAERSKELLAAGKTDPGQHHESRPPAVEAEGVHHLMTFAELTGAATYIVHLSCKEALDQAIAARQRGVRVTVETLIQYLTLDKTYAELPKFEGAKFVMSPPLRDKRNQEILWNGLRDGLVQTVATDHCPFDFKTQKPMGKDDFTKIPNGIPSLEERINLLYTYGVKAGKIDLHTFVNVASTQVAKTFDLFPRKGTIQPGADADLVVFDPDYRGKISAKTQHMNVDYSAFEGWKIEGRPSVVTVRGQVAVRDGKFVGKLGHGKFLQRKPNHF; encoded by the coding sequence ATGTCGCTCCTCATCAAGAACGGTGAAATCGTCACGGCCAGCGAACGATACGTCACCGATATCTTTTGCGACGGCGAAACCATCAGAGCTATGTGTCCAGACATTCAGCCGCCGCGCGGCGCGGAGGTGATTGATGCGAAAGGCAAGTTCGTTTTCCCCGGCTTCATTGACCCGCACGTCCACATTTACCTGCCGTTCATGGGCACGTTCTCGAAGGACGATTACGTGACCGGCAGCCAGGCCGCGCTCGTCGGCGGAACGACGACGCTCATCGAAATGTGCTGCCCGTCGCGCAAGGACGATGCGCTGGAGAGCTTTGAGTTGTGGATGAGCCAGGCCGTCGGCAAGTCCGCGTGCGATTTCTCGTTCCACATGGGCGTGACGAAGTTCGATGACAAGTCCGACAAGCAACTGCGCGAGATCGTGAAGCGCGGCATCAGCTCGTTCAAAATCTTCCTCGCCTACAAAGGGGCGTTCGGCGTGGACGATACGGAGCTTTACCGCACGCTCAAGCTGGCGAAGGAACTTGGCGTCATCGTTACCGCGCATTGCGAAAACGAAACGCTCGTGGCCGAGCGCTCGAAGGAATTGCTCGCCGCAGGCAAGACCGATCCCGGCCAGCATCACGAGAGCCGTCCGCCCGCCGTCGAGGCTGAGGGCGTGCACCACTTGATGACCTTCGCCGAACTCACCGGCGCGGCGACTTACATCGTCCACCTGAGTTGCAAGGAAGCGCTCGACCAAGCCATCGCCGCGCGGCAACGTGGCGTGCGCGTCACGGTCGAGACGCTCATCCAGTATCTCACGCTCGACAAAACCTACGCGGAGTTGCCGAAGTTCGAGGGCGCGAAATTCGTCATGTCCCCGCCGCTGCGCGACAAGCGGAATCAGGAAATTCTCTGGAACGGTTTGCGCGACGGTCTCGTGCAAACCGTCGCCACCGACCACTGCCCGTTTGATTTCAAAACGCAGAAGCCGATGGGCAAGGACGACTTCACGAAAATCCCCAACGGCATCCCGTCGCTCGAAGAACGCATCAACCTGCTTTACACCTACGGCGTGAAGGCGGGGAAGATTGACCTGCACACGTTCGTGAACGTCGCCAGCACGCAGGTCGCGAAGACGTTCGACCTGTTCCCGCGCAAAGGCACGATCCAACCCGGCGCGGACGCCGACCTCGTGGTGTTCGACCCGGACTATCGCGGCAAAATCTCCGCCAAGACGCAGCACATGAACGTGGACTACAGCGCGTTTGAAGGTTGGAAGATAGAGGGCCGCCCCAGCGTCGTCACCGTGCGCGGGCAAGTCGCCGTGCGCGACGGCAAATTCGTCGGCAAGCTTGGCCACGGGAAATTCCTCCAGCGCAAGCCAAATCATTTTTGA
- a CDS encoding DUF933 domain-containing protein has protein sequence MPIKFSVVGLPEIKPGKHNVKDPRLDQADKLVEADKKTYAQVDVVGAEDALTADAVLASREGHVDLILQDLEFVETRLSRDPAEPEKSVLTKVKSLLENEKSVFSSGLKPEELQAIAAHSFSTNKPIIVAELDESAEPDKLILRAFRESGYISFLTVGGKENRAWPIRQGMSAWEAAGSIHSDLQKGFIRAEIISFDDFVQAGGETQAKRANKLRLETKNYIMQDYDVTNFRFNK, from the coding sequence ATGCCAATCAAATTCTCCGTCGTCGGACTCCCGGAAATAAAACCCGGCAAGCACAACGTCAAAGACCCGCGGCTGGATCAGGCGGACAAGCTGGTCGAAGCCGACAAGAAAACTTACGCGCAGGTGGACGTCGTTGGCGCGGAGGACGCCTTGACCGCCGACGCCGTGCTCGCGTCGCGCGAAGGACACGTGGACCTGATCCTTCAGGACTTGGAGTTTGTGGAGACGCGCTTGAGCCGCGACCCGGCGGAACCAGAAAAGTCGGTGCTAACCAAAGTCAAAAGCCTGCTGGAGAACGAGAAGTCTGTTTTTAGCAGCGGACTGAAACCGGAGGAGTTGCAGGCCATCGCCGCGCACAGTTTTTCGACCAACAAACCGATCATCGTGGCCGAACTCGATGAGTCGGCTGAACCGGACAAATTGATTTTGCGCGCGTTTCGCGAGAGCGGCTATATCAGCTTTCTGACCGTCGGCGGCAAAGAGAATCGCGCCTGGCCGATTCGTCAAGGCATGAGCGCGTGGGAAGCTGCCGGCTCGATCCACTCCGACCTGCAGAAAGGATTCATTCGCGCCGAGATCATCAGCTTCGACGATTTTGTTCAGGCTGGCGGTGAGACGCAGGCCAAACGCGCGAACAAGCTGCGACTCGAAACAAAGAACTACATCATGCAGGATTACGACGTGACAAATTTCAGGTTCAACAAGTAG
- a CDS encoding NCS1 family nucleobase:cation symporter-1 — protein sequence MNPIEAGLTESQLDELKQSTLFNADLAPVPQSRRKWGMLSFAALWISMSACIPTYMLASGLISGGMNWSQAILTIFLGNVIVLIPMVLNAHAGTLYGIPFPVYCRASFGTLGANIPALLRALVACGWFGIQTWIGGEAIYKICVTIFKLHPEPASNWLGITGGQFFCFLFFWGVNMWVIYRGIDTIRWLLNIKAPLLIALGLLFLFWAYRKAGGFGPILSQPSQFDPGQPKAGEFWKYFFPALTGMVGFWATLSLNIPDFSRYAKTQRDQVIGQALGLPLTMALYSFIGVAVTSATTIIFGKTIWDPVDVLTHFENRTLLVFAMFALCLATLATNIAANVVSPANDFSHLAPRKISFRTGGFITGVLGILMMPWKLLANPDSYIFQWLGGYGALLGPVGGILIADYFVYRRRKLNLAALYKSDGEYRFTNGFSYVAIIAFVVAVLPSLPGFLVKVHRLDPARLSPFLVSLFDYAWFIGFTLAFTLYLALRKLAPRA from the coding sequence ATGAACCCAATCGAAGCTGGCCTCACGGAAAGCCAGTTGGACGAACTCAAGCAAAGCACGCTCTTCAATGCCGACCTCGCGCCCGTGCCGCAATCGCGGCGAAAGTGGGGCATGTTAAGCTTCGCCGCGCTGTGGATTTCCATGTCGGCGTGCATCCCCACTTACATGCTCGCGTCGGGACTTATCAGTGGCGGAATGAACTGGTCACAAGCCATCCTCACGATATTTCTTGGCAATGTCATCGTGCTCATCCCGATGGTGCTCAATGCGCACGCGGGAACGCTTTACGGAATTCCGTTTCCGGTTTATTGCCGCGCGTCGTTCGGAACGCTGGGCGCGAACATCCCGGCGCTGTTGCGGGCGCTCGTGGCGTGCGGCTGGTTCGGCATTCAAACCTGGATTGGCGGCGAAGCGATTTACAAAATCTGCGTCACGATTTTCAAGCTGCATCCCGAACCGGCGTCGAACTGGCTTGGCATCACCGGAGGACAATTCTTTTGCTTCCTGTTCTTTTGGGGCGTCAACATGTGGGTCATCTACCGCGGCATCGACACCATCCGCTGGTTGCTGAACATCAAGGCGCCGTTGCTCATCGCGCTCGGACTGCTGTTCCTGTTTTGGGCGTATCGCAAAGCCGGCGGATTCGGGCCGATTCTGTCGCAACCGTCGCAATTCGATCCCGGCCAGCCGAAGGCCGGGGAATTCTGGAAATATTTTTTCCCGGCGCTGACTGGCATGGTTGGGTTTTGGGCGACACTCTCGCTGAACATCCCCGATTTCTCGCGCTACGCGAAGACGCAGCGCGACCAGGTCATCGGCCAAGCGCTCGGTTTGCCGCTGACAATGGCATTGTATTCGTTCATCGGCGTCGCGGTTACATCGGCGACCACGATCATCTTCGGCAAGACAATTTGGGATCCAGTGGACGTGCTGACGCATTTCGAGAACCGCACGTTGCTGGTGTTTGCGATGTTCGCGTTATGCCTCGCCACGCTGGCGACGAACATCGCCGCCAATGTCGTCAGCCCGGCGAATGATTTCTCTCATCTCGCGCCGAGGAAAATCTCCTTCCGGACCGGCGGTTTCATCACCGGCGTGCTTGGCATCTTGATGATGCCTTGGAAACTGCTCGCGAACCCGGACAGCTACATCTTTCAATGGCTGGGTGGGTATGGCGCGCTGCTCGGCCCGGTCGGAGGAATTCTCATCGCCGACTATTTCGTTTACCGCCGCCGGAAACTGAATCTCGCCGCGCTTTACAAGTCTGATGGCGAGTACCGTTTCACGAATGGATTTAGCTACGTGGCGATTATCGCGTTTGTCGTCGCGGTGTTGCCCAGTCTGCCAGGTTTTCTGGTGAAAGTGCATCGGCTCGACCCGGCGCGCCTCTCCCCATTTCTCGTGAGCTTGTTCGACTACGCATGGTTCATCGGGTTCACGTTGGCATTTACACTTTACCTCGCGTTGCGCAAACTGGCGCCGAGAGCTTGA